The nucleotide window GCAGGAACAAACCAGTTTGATATCCCATCTCCTCTGCTAGAAGTGGTGATTGTGTTTGTCCGATGGCCAAGGCATTCGGTGGAGCGGGGTCAATCGGCAGCCGAGAGACAGCTCCGCCTTCTTGATCTATGGCAATGAGTGGGGGCAATTTTGAACTCTTATAGGCTGCTTGATAGAGGCTGGCATTCAAGGCGGTGATTTGCTGAACAGAATGCACGTTTCGTTTGAATAGAAGGAAAGCACCTGGTTTGTGGGTCGCAATAAATTTATGAAGGTCCTTATCCATGGCAGTGTTAGGAAAGCCAACGATAAAGAGTTGCCCGACCTTTTCGTCGACAGTCATCGCTGAGATTTTGGCATCAATAATTTGATCGAGGGATTTTCCTTGAGCTAGAACAAGGGCGGGAAAAATACAAATCAGTATAGTAAAGCTCAAAATCCTAGAAATTTCCCTGATATACTTGCACATAGGATTAGAGTACCACTCGCCAAATGCGAGAATAGACGAGATTTGAGATACAGCATGAAATTGCACCAAAGTCTTAATATCATTTTTGCTCTTTTATTGGCTCTCGGGGCTCTGCCATCAATGGCTGCGACAGAAGGCCAGTCTCTGGTGGAAATGAGAGTGGCGCAGGATGCTTTGGCGCCTTACCGCGATCGTCGCGGAACCAATGGAATGTTCATCGGAATCGATTACGAACCCCTGGTGCTAAAAAACTTTTTTTCAACGGAAGACGGTGCGACTTACAAAGACATCTTTGGGTCTGATGGAGTTCCTTTAGTTCATTTGTCGATCGACTATAAGTTCAATTTTATGTTAGGGGCACTTACGGCCGGTGCCGATATTGGAATGGGTAGTATCACGGGTAATTCCTCAAGAAAACTTGATGTGATGAAATATGGCGGAGGTGCGAGATACGTGGCCGATGCACTACTACCTGAACCATATATTGCTCCGTATGTAGGAGTTAATTTTTGGAAGATGCAAACGAAAGAGACTCTTACTTCGGGCGATACAATCTCAGAGACGACCGATATTGGATACAATTATACAGTTGGATTGCTGATCCAACTTGATTGGCTCGATTATGAAACTGCAAAGCAGGCGACCTTTAATTACGGCCTAGAAAATACATACATCGATATCTACGCCACCCAATATGCAAAAACCGGAAATCAAGCCGACGTCAATACTGAGACCGATGTGCTTTGGGGCGCAGGCCTCAAATTTGAATTCTAAATCTGCTTTAAAAGTTGTTCTAGTTCGGCGTGGACCGCGGACCAACTGATAGTCGCGAGCTTGATGTTCAGGCGATTGTCTGGCGTGAGAGAATACTTTTTATTCTCACGAACGGCCAACTGAATAACCGTTTCAGGTTTGAGTTTGGTTTTCTCTGTGAAGATCAATGAAATAGATTTTACTCCGGCACTGATATCACGAACGCCCAACTCTTTACACTGGCGACGGATGAGCATTAATCCCATCAAATTCAAAGTTTGATCTGGAATTGGACCGAATTGATCACGCAATTCTTCTTCAATGCGATCAAGATCTTCGTTTGAAGTGATATCAGCCAACGCCTTATAATATCCAAGACGAATACGGATGTCTTTGATGTAGCTGTCAGGAATAAGCGCAGGGATCTTTAAGTTGATCTCTGGATCTAACTCCATGTCCTCGATCACTTCACCTTTTGCTTCCGCGAGAGCTTCATTTAATAGATCCATATAGAGCTCATAGCCGACCGTATTCACGTGACCGGACTGCTCTTCGCCTAAAATATTTCCAGAACCGCGCAATTCAAGATCGTACTGGGCGATCTTAATTCCACTGCCCAAAGCGGTATTCTCCTGGATGATCTTTAGTCGCTCTTGCTGATCTTTATCGAGCTTTCTATTTCTTGGCATCATCAGGTAGCAGTAAGCGCGGGTCTTACTTCTGCCGACACGGCCGCGCAATTGATAGAGCTGTGACAGGCCAAACATATGAGCGGAATCAATGAACATCGTATTGGCTCGAGGAACGTCCATTCCGGATTCAACGATCGCAGTACAAATAAGCACGTCAATTTCATGATGGAAGAAAGCGAGCATCGCTTTTTCCAGCTCATGTTCTTCCATTTGTCCGTGTGCTACGCGAATGCGCGCTTCCGGCACAATCTGACGAATTTCATCAGCCAGCCCATAAAGAGACTCGATGCGATTATGAATAAAGTAGATCTGTCCACCGCGAGAGATCTCTGCGGTGATGGCCTTACGAATGGTCTCTTCGTCGAACTTTGTAACAAAGGTTCTAGTTGGCAGGCGATCGACGGGAGCCGTATTGATCAAACTTAAATCACGAATTCCCACCAAGGCCATGTTCAATGTTCTTGGAATCGGTGTCGCAGACAGAGTTAAAGTGTCCACGCTGGTTTTGATTTTTTTGATTTTCTCTTTGTGAGTAACGCCGAATTTTTGTTCTTCGTCGATAATCAAAAGCCCCAGATCTTTATAACCAATGGTTGAACCTAAGAGCTTGTGTGTTCCAACAACAAGATCGACTTTGCCATCTTTAAGATCTTGAATAGTCTTTTTTGCCTCGGCTGGAGTCACAAAACGATTTAAAACGCGAATGTCGACCGGCCATCCCTCGAAACGTTTTTTGAAAGTCTCGAAATGCTGGAAGGTCAGTACAGTGGTCGGAGCCAGGACAGCAACTTGTCTTCTAGCTTGAATTGCAAAGAAGGCGGCGCGCATGGCAACTTCAGTCTTTCCAAAGCCCACGTCGCCGCAAACCAAACGATCCATGGGTTTCGTGGATTTTAGATCCCTCAAGATATCGTTGATGGCACGCAACTGATCGTCAGTTTCTTCGTAAGGGAAACCATTTTCAAAGAGCGCAATTTCTTCCTCTTTAAAGACAAAAGGAGGTCGGTGCATTTCCGCACGTTTTGCATACAGCGCAAGAAGTTCGGAGGCGATGTCTTTGACGTGGGATTTAACTTTCGCCTTGGTTTTTTCCCAGGCTGTTCCACCAAGCTTATCCAGAACACTGGTTGCTCCAGCTCCGGAAAACTTCTGCAGTTGTCCTACGCGATACACTGGAAGATAAAGCTTATCTTTATCCTTGTAACTTAATTGAATGAACTCAGAGTCAACGCCTCCGATGTTCATAATCTTGAGGCCTTCGTAAACACCGATACCGTGCTTGATATGGACCACGTGATCGCCAGGCTTCAAGTCACCAAAGGCCAAACGTTTTGCTTGCTTCTGGAAATCTTGAGCCGCTGAAGAATCACGCGAGCGAGCCTTCTTTCCATAGAAATCTTCGTCGCGTAGGAAAATAATTTGTTCTTCATCAAAACGAAGACTGTCGGCTAGATAGCGCGGAACAATGTGAATGAGCTGCTTGTTGCCGTCTTGTTCCTGCAACCAACTATCCCACTTGTATTCGTCAGCGGTCACGCGAACTGCTTTAAGCTCGAGCTTTTCAAATATCAAAGCAAGTCGATCGATATGCGATTGATTTTTAGTCCCAACAAAAACGCGATAGCCGTCGTCTCGCCACTTGTGGAGTTTATTGGTGGCGGCTTGCAACCATAATTCAGAGCCGACTGCATTTGCCAGACTCAGATTGGTAAAGTCTTGAGTAAGTGAGGTCTTATATTCCACGCGCACATCATCAGACCCTTCAGATTCGAAGTATTCCAATGAAGAGAAATAAAGTTGCCGAGATTTTTCTGGATAAGGTAGTTTATCAAACTGACTATAGAGCTCATCCAGCTCCGGCCGTATGACGTGTGCCTCGCTACTTGCGTAGTCCGCCTTAAGCTCCGCCCAGAATTCATCGGCGCATCGGGATATTTCAATTGGATCTAAAAAGAAGACATTCAAGGCGCCAGAAAAATGATCCAGTGGCGAAGCCAGTTCGCCGTAAAAATAGGGAAGTAGAAACTCAATGCCTGGGAATGTATTCTTTAACACCAGAGAGCGCAGCATCTCGTCCGCTTCGGCCTTATCAACCGCGCGACCATCAATACTTTTGCGAACTCGTTGAAGAAGTTTTTCGTGCAGTTCATCGCGGAAAAGAATTTCGCGAGCAGGGCACAGCTGGAAGGACTGAATTTCGTCGGCACTTCTTTGATCGGCGACACTGAAGTGACGAATCGATTCGATTTGATCACCAAAAAGATCCAAACGAACGGGCATATTCTCTGTCGGTGGGAAGATATCTACGATTCCACCGCGCAAAGCATATTGACCCTTATCTTCCACCATCGGAGCCGAAACATATCCGAGAGTGTTTAAATACCCCGCAATATCTTCCGGAAGTTCGTCGCCAGATTTCAAAGTTCGGGTGAACTCTTTCAAGATTTTCGGCGGCAAAGTCTTTTGCATCAATGCGTCAGACGAGGATATGAAGATTTCTCCGGGTTTTGCGGTCTGGGCTCTGGTGAGAAAATTCAGTCGATCCGAGACGCTTTGAGTGTTTGGATAAAGACCCGAATACGCAGAAACGTCGAAGGCTGAAAGAATCGCGCTCTGACGGAGTGGGTCAAAGAACTCAATCAGTTGTTGAAGTTCGATGGCCTCACCGTGACTGCCAACAACAACTAAGTGCGGCAAGCTGTTGATTTTTTTAGAGTAAGTTTGAGACAAAAAGAAAGCAAGCGCGAGCGGCGAGGAGGCTCCCGTGACTTGAATTTTTCCGCGCGATGTTTCGAAGGCCCGTTCGAGGATAGACTCGAGCCTTGTATGAGTCATTTCTGCTTTCATTTTGTGGGCTTATCTTGCCATGCTTATCACTCTGTTTGCATTCTAATTTCTTGGATTTCGCAGACGACACATATATAACTAATTGAAATCCAAATAATAACGACAACTTTGGAGGGTTTGTGCCACTCGGTGGAGTCATTTTCATCGTCATTTTTATTGCTCTGTTTGGAGCTTTTTTAGTCTGGCTTTCTATTAAGACAGGCGGAAAAGTTCATTATCACCCGGTTAAGTATGAACCCTACGAGTGCGGTCTTCCTTCGCTCGATAAGAAAGATACGAAAGTATCGGTAAAATACTATCTTACGGCGATTCTCTTTATCCTTTTCGATATTGAGATCATCTTCATGTATCCATGGGCGACTACTTTCCGTGAGTTTATTGCTTCCGGTCAGGGTGCTGTGGTTTTTGGATCAATGATCTTCTTCTTGGCCGTGTTCATCTTCGGCTTGTTCTGGGAAGTAAAATCAAAAGCATTGGAATGGGATTAATCAATGAACATGGGTAAAGACGCATTCGAAATTATTGTTAACGGGCTTAAGCTCGTTATTATCTTTTTGATGATCGTACAACTCGTGCCAATCCTTGTATGGGTTGAGCGTCGTGGTTCTGCGTTTATTCAAAATCGCTTGGGACCAAATCGCGTAGGACCTTTGGGTTTGATGCAGTTGTTGGCCGATGCGGTTAAATTCTTAACGAAGGAAGCCTTCGTTCCGGATACAGCGAAGCCGTTGTTGTACTATGCAGCTCCAATCTTCGCGTTGATTCCAGGAGCTGTAGCATTCGCGGCGATTCCAATGTCGACACCTTTTACGGTGGGAACTTTTGAATTGTTCGGGCAAACATGGGGTCCTTATACTTTCCTGGTTCAAGGTTACGACATCGGTATCGGTATCGTTTTCATCTTGGGCGTTTCTTCTTTGGCTGCTTACACGTTGTTGATGGCAGGTTGGGGATCAGGAAATAAGTATTCTTTGATGGGTGCTTTGCGTGCTTCGGCGCAAACAATTTCTTACGAATTGGCACTAGGTCTTTCAATCGTTGGTGTGATCATGATGTATGGCACATTCAATTTGAGCGAAATGATCGGAATGCAACAAGGTGGCCTGCACTTCACTTTCATGGGTTACACGATCGCTGCAAACTGGTTGCCTAACTGGGGTATCTTCTATCAACCACTGGGTGCTTTGTTGTTCTTCACTGCGACTTTTGCGGAATCCAATCGTCTGCCATTCGACTTGGCAGAGGGCGAAGCAGAGTTGGTAGCGGGTTTCCACACTGAGTACGGTGGCTTCAAATTCAATATGTTCTTCATCGGTGAGTACGGCCATATGATGGTTGCTGCCGGTTTGATGATCATCTTCTTCTTTGGTGGCTACAGCATTCCTTATGTGTCTGTTGATCAAGTTCATCAATGGGCGGCTTCAGTAACTTCAACGCCAAACTGGGCAAGTGCTTTGACGGCCTTGATCCACTTCTTGGTGTTCAATGTGAAGTTCTTTGCTTTCCTTTGGATATTTATCTGGGTTCGTT belongs to Bdellovibrio svalbardensis and includes:
- the mfd gene encoding transcription-repair coupling factor; this translates as MKAEMTHTRLESILERAFETSRGKIQVTGASSPLALAFFLSQTYSKKINSLPHLVVVGSHGEAIELQQLIEFFDPLRQSAILSAFDVSAYSGLYPNTQSVSDRLNFLTRAQTAKPGEIFISSSDALMQKTLPPKILKEFTRTLKSGDELPEDIAGYLNTLGYVSAPMVEDKGQYALRGGIVDIFPPTENMPVRLDLFGDQIESIRHFSVADQRSADEIQSFQLCPAREILFRDELHEKLLQRVRKSIDGRAVDKAEADEMLRSLVLKNTFPGIEFLLPYFYGELASPLDHFSGALNVFFLDPIEISRCADEFWAELKADYASSEAHVIRPELDELYSQFDKLPYPEKSRQLYFSSLEYFESEGSDDVRVEYKTSLTQDFTNLSLANAVGSELWLQAATNKLHKWRDDGYRVFVGTKNQSHIDRLALIFEKLELKAVRVTADEYKWDSWLQEQDGNKQLIHIVPRYLADSLRFDEEQIIFLRDEDFYGKKARSRDSSAAQDFQKQAKRLAFGDLKPGDHVVHIKHGIGVYEGLKIMNIGGVDSEFIQLSYKDKDKLYLPVYRVGQLQKFSGAGATSVLDKLGGTAWEKTKAKVKSHVKDIASELLALYAKRAEMHRPPFVFKEEEIALFENGFPYEETDDQLRAINDILRDLKSTKPMDRLVCGDVGFGKTEVAMRAAFFAIQARRQVAVLAPTTVLTFQHFETFKKRFEGWPVDIRVLNRFVTPAEAKKTIQDLKDGKVDLVVGTHKLLGSTIGYKDLGLLIIDEEQKFGVTHKEKIKKIKTSVDTLTLSATPIPRTLNMALVGIRDLSLINTAPVDRLPTRTFVTKFDEETIRKAITAEISRGGQIYFIHNRIESLYGLADEIRQIVPEARIRVAHGQMEEHELEKAMLAFFHHEIDVLICTAIVESGMDVPRANTMFIDSAHMFGLSQLYQLRGRVGRSKTRAYCYLMMPRNRKLDKDQQERLKIIQENTALGSGIKIAQYDLELRGSGNILGEEQSGHVNTVGYELYMDLLNEALAEAKGEVIEDMELDPEINLKIPALIPDSYIKDIRIRLGYYKALADITSNEDLDRIEEELRDQFGPIPDQTLNLMGLMLIRRQCKELGVRDISAGVKSISLIFTEKTKLKPETVIQLAVRENKKYSLTPDNRLNIKLATISWSAVHAELEQLLKQI
- a CDS encoding NADH-quinone oxidoreductase subunit A; translated protein: MPLGGVIFIVIFIALFGAFLVWLSIKTGGKVHYHPVKYEPYECGLPSLDKKDTKVSVKYYLTAILFILFDIEIIFMYPWATTFREFIASGQGAVVFGSMIFFLAVFIFGLFWEVKSKALEWD
- a CDS encoding complex I subunit 1/NuoH family protein, with the protein product MGKDAFEIIVNGLKLVIIFLMIVQLVPILVWVERRGSAFIQNRLGPNRVGPLGLMQLLADAVKFLTKEAFVPDTAKPLLYYAAPIFALIPGAVAFAAIPMSTPFTVGTFELFGQTWGPYTFLVQGYDIGIGIVFILGVSSLAAYTLLMAGWGSGNKYSLMGALRASAQTISYELALGLSIVGVIMMYGTFNLSEMIGMQQGGLHFTFMGYTIAANWLPNWGIFYQPLGALLFFTATFAESNRLPFDLAEGEAELVAGFHTEYGGFKFNMFFIGEYGHMMVAAGLMIIFFFGGYSIPYVSVDQVHQWAASVTSTPNWASALTALIHFLVFNVKFFAFLWIFIWVRWTLPRFRYDQLMDLGWKTMLPWALGNTILTAFVIYIASL